The following are from one region of the Plasmodium gaboni strain SY75 chromosome 12, whole genome shotgun sequence genome:
- a CDS encoding hypothetical protein (conserved Plasmodium protein, unknown function): protein MKKEVDFNLCYEEEKKNLIGLLIENNFDEVFEPLTSESLRFFLPLNGLCLIDYQLHFFKQNNIKKIYVVVTHHENELLNYIEKFQRSKKRYNDLDIEIIKMNKKVKTLGDALRDFKKSVEVYNDILLLLSDTIPIANVKEIIKAHFTNKEKCKNQIMTLILSHCSAENKSHNDDYVLAYDNFTFKLLLFEPLKKKKHFTLTNDIFKDINIKDRKGCRYEEKGLFKGGNKGLINNHHHHHHYVNMDGDHNIDGYNNMYNNNNNNNNSNNRRGSLYSRGTVYHRDSVFPRDSIYPRDSIYVRDSIFPRESIYVRDSIYARGSINPRESIYQRSSNYHMDNNHNMECHSLIDNHQDMECHNLRTNSHGMDYRELFNNYHDMDIHHYSRNRRASFILNACSNSIIISYDLVIPNIYIITPQVLKLFEDNFDYQCIKKDFIYNILKQEIKIEEIYVHEINGDYNYTECNNIITTLSDFRIYFKFFKMLIEKNVHPFLANAFHLLPEQPKRILTDLGLYKHKTAIVHDTCKLYKIVLVEKFSEILENTTIENSVIGKNCKIGKNCKIFNTIIANNCIIKDNVTILSSFINENVIINDNAFVDECCVIGKHINIPSNVEIPKYTRLSAYYTNYIKDKLQLEKKNKEEDILEEEHRKVRDIEESQNDITNVKEEDTIDNQDTFENEKEVSDIICHEHMQREENDYVIIDQENVKREDKEYVIVDQTHGDMNGSINNEMLDHTADEKLTVEINADQHLICDDKEVTNVLSDKNEEQNNKFVHIVNDFQNNEPLDINTEKINISGDQNISNEIKPCKDDIFNENESFILNIEKPFDINNYIVKTKYTDEQLRFFSLIGNTQMNTNTPYISSSEYDDSEDDEEENEESEEEEEDEENYDSVYSTTKNHSTILTDDNTSDDKGAELFHEDSVNMSDINKHFNDINIDNEKNIFSKEISLLCKEAINKPQFMSHKILEMKSFRLSLNYTDLDVLVAIFPIIWEYINQLPFDKESWIENFDNAKLDMLFSSFLIEDQCYYETLYDLILDYSKKTYLSSNVKNNIFGSDKLCNAFEYIYHSDIFEFNYFNEWINKNASDEFLKNNMRLKAFAEWLEDE, encoded by the exons atgaagaagGAAGTGGATTTTAACCTATGTTATGAAGAAgagaagaaaaatttaataGGGTTATTAATTGAGAACAATTTTGATGAAGTATTTGAACCCTTGACTAGCGAAAGTTTGcgtttttttttaccttTGAATGGTTTATGTTTAATAGATTATCAgttacatttttttaaacagAACAATATAAAGAAGATTTATGTAGTTGTAACTCATCatgaaaatgaattattaaattatattgaGAAGTTTCAAAGGAGTAAGAAGAGATATAATGATTTAgatatagaaataataaaaatgaataaaaaagtaaaaaCTTTAGGAGATGCATTAAGAGATTTTAAAAAGAGTGTTGAAGTATAcaatgatatattattattactttcAGATACTATTCCAATAGCTAATGTGaaagaaattattaaagCTCATTTTACTAATAAGgaaaaatgtaaaaatcAAATTATGACATTAATTTTATCCCATTGTAGTGCTGAAAATAAATCTCATAATGATGATTATGTTTTAGcatatgataattttacttttaagcttttattatttgaaccattaaagaaaaagaagCATTTTACTTTAACAAATGACATttttaaagatataaatataaaagatagGAAAGGTTGTCGTTATGAGGAAAAGGGTTTATTTAAAGGAGGAAATAAGGGTTTAATTAATaatcatcatcatcacCATCATTATGTTAATATGGATGGTGATCATAATATTGATGggtataataatatgtataataataataataataataataatagtaataatcGTAGAGGTAGTCTTTATTCAAGGGGTACTGTTTATCATAGAGATAGTGTTTTCCCCAGAGATAGTATATATCCAAGAGACAGTATATATGTAAGAGATAGTATTTTTCCAAGAGAAAGTATATATGTAAGAGATAGTATATATGCAAGGGGAAGTATAAACCCTAGGGAGAGTATTTACCAGAGAAGTAGTAATTACCATATGgataataatcataatatgGAATGCCATAGTCTTATTGATAACCATCAAGATATGGAATGTCATAACTTACGTACTAATTCTCATGGAATGGATTATCGTGaactttttaataattatcatgACATGGATATTCATCATTATAGTAGAAATAGACGTGcatcttttattttaaatgcATGTTCAAATTCAATTATCATTTCATATGATCTTGTAATAccaaatatatatataattactCCACAAGTTCTGAAATTATTTGAAGATAATTTTGATTATcaatgtataaaaaaagattttatatataatatacttaaacaagaaataaaaatagaagaGATTTATGTTCATGAAATAAATGGTGATTATAATTATACCgaatgtaataatattattactactTTATCAGATTTTcgaatatattttaaattttttaaaatgttaattgaaaaaaatgtacATCCTTTTCTTGCCAATGCTTTTCATCTACTTCCTGAACAGCCAAAACGCATTTTGACTGACCTAGGTTTATATAAGCATAAAACTGCAATTGTTCATGATACATgcaaattatataaaattgttTTAGTAGAAAAATTTAGTGaaatattagaaaataCTACTATTGAAAATTCAGTTATAGGAAAAAATTGTAAAATAGGAAAAAATTGTAAAATCTTTAATACCATAATAGCCAATAATTGTATTATTAAAGATAATGTTACTATATTAAGTTCATTtattaatgaaaatgtaATTATAAATGACAATGCATTTGTTGATGAATGTTGTGTTATTGGAAAGCATATCAATATACCAAGCAATGTGGAAATTCCAAAATATACTAGACTCAGTGCATATTatacaaattatattaaagaTAAGTTACAGttagaaaagaaaaataaagaagaagatATACTAGAAGAAGAACATCGAAAAGTACGAGATATCGAAGAATCTCAAAATGATATAACCAATGTTAAAGAAGAAGATACTATAGATAATCAAGACACTtttgaaaatgaaaaagagGTTTCTGATATTATATGCCATGAACATATGCAAAGGGAAGAAAATGATTATGTAATTATTGATCAGGAAAATGTAAAAAGGGAGGATAAGGAATATGTTATTGTTGACCAAACTCATGGTGATATGAATGGATCCATAAACAATGAAATGTTAGATCATACAGCTGATGAAAAACTCACAGTTGAAATCAATGCAGATCAACATTTAATATGTGATGATAAGGAAGTGACAAATGTATTATCTGATAAGAATGAAGAACAAAACAACAAATTTGTTCATATTGTGAATGACtttcaaaataatgaaCCATTAGATATAAATACAGAAAAGATTAATATATCAGGTGATCAAAATATTTCCAATGAAATTAAACCATGTAAAGatgatatttttaatgAGAATGAAagttttatattaaatatagaaaaaccatttgatataaataattatatagtaaaaacaaaatatacaGATGAACAATTAAgatttttttcattaattGGTAATACACAAATGAATACTAATACTCCCTATATTTCATCATCAGAATATGATGATTCAgaagatgatgaagaagaaaatgaagaaagTGAGGAAGAGGAGgaagatgaagaaaattatGATTCAGTATATTCAACAACCAAAAATCATAGTACTATTTTAACTGATGATAATACAAGTGATGATAAGGGAGCAGAATTATTTCATGAGGATTCAGTAAATATGAgtgatataaataaacattttaatgatattaatatagataatgaaaaaaatattttctcTAAAGaaatttctttattatgTAAAGAAGCTATTAATAAACCACAATTTATGAGTCATAAAATCTTAGAAATGAAAAGTTTTAGACTTTCATTAAATTATACAGATCTTGATGTTCTTGTGGCGATTTTTCCTATTATATgggaatatataaatcaatTACCTTTTGATAAAGAGTCATGGATAGAAAATTTTGATAATGCAAAATTAGATATgttattttcatctttCTTAATAGAAGATCAATGTTATTATGAAACtttatatgatttaatattagattattcaaaaaaaacGTATCTATCATCtaatgtaaaaaataatatcttTGGATCTGATAAGTTATGTAATGCATTCGAGTATATCTATCACTCAGACATATTTGAATTTAACTATTTCAACGA gTGGATAAATAAGAATGCGTCTGATGAGTTTTTGAAAAACAACATGCGATTAAAAGCTTTTGCTGAGTGGTTAGAAGATGAAtaa
- a CDS encoding hypothetical protein (conserved Plasmodium protein, unknown function), giving the protein MFTKFKYVKNAWVGLGKTAKMVYGCFFFNIILLMGISTKRYLANKKAIDFYSNKIILSNNENDDWSCYNSAKQYRYECAYLNEEQINDFEICEKLHIQLENCRNKLYEYIKEDTPAMKNIPYIINKPTWVKEPLWFENIKKLKSNK; this is encoded by the exons atgtttacgaaatttaaatatgtaaaGAATGCTTGGGTAGGATTAGGAAAAACAGCCAAGATGGTTTATGgttgttttttttttaatataattttattgATGGGTATAAGTACCAAAAGATATTTGGCTAATAAAAAGGCCATTGATTTTTAtagtaataaaataattttatcGAATAATGAAAACGATGATTGGAGTTGTTATAATTCAGCAAAACAATATCGTTATGAGTGTGCCTATTTAAATGA AGAACAAATCAATGATTTTGAGATATGCGAAAAGTTACATATTCAATTAGAGAACTGTAGAAATAAActatatgaatatataaaagaagaCACACCAGCaatgaaaaatattccttatataataaataaaccCACATGGGTGAAGGAACCCCTGTGGTTTgagaatataaaaaaattgaaaagtaataaataa